In the genome of Dyadobacter fermentans DSM 18053, the window GATTAGGCGCGGCCGGCTAGGTGCTACCGGCCAGGCGCGGCCGGCTAGGTGCATACCAGCTAGGCGCGGCCCGCGAATTTTGTACGCTGTCCGGCGTACAGCCCGGCCACTACGAGCACCGTTCCGAGAACGGTGTAGATCGTTACCGGTTCGCCCATGAGCCACCATGCGAAGAAAAATCCGAACAAAGGACAGAGGAAAAGCCAAAGGGATGCCTTCACGGTGTCGAGCCGGAGCAGGTAGAACCAGCAGATAAGTCCGGCGATCGATACGGCCAGGCTAAGCCACAATACCGAACCCCAGAACATCGTATCCAACCGGGTGGTGCTGAAATCGCTCACGAGCAATGTGACCGGCAGCAGGAATGCGCCGCCCAAAAACACCTGCCAGCCGTTGATGAGCAGATTGGGCAGCTCCCATCGAACCGTAGCGTAGTAAACGCTCGCAGCCGACACAGCCACCATGCTGATCAGCAGCAGGATAACACCACCGAGCGTGGTGTAACTGTCGGCAAGCAAGGGATATGTTGCCACAGCCACGCCCGCCATTCCCAGCACAATGCCTGTCCATTCCTCTGCCCGGGGCTTCCGTTTGAGCCACCACGACGACAGCAGCACGATGATCAGCGGATTGGTGGAAACCGCCAGACTGCCGATTCCGGCCGCGGTATATTTCATTGCATACACGTACAGCCCCAGGTAGAACGTTGTATTCAGAAAACCGAACAATGCCAATTGCTTCCATTCGGTTTTTCGGGGCAACCGGTAGGCCTTATCTTTGGCAAACAGGTACGAAAATGATAGCAGCAATATACCGGCGATAAAAAACCGGACGTTTGCCAGTATCAAAGGAGGTGCAGATTGCACGCCGAATTTCGTTGCGACCGACGCCGACGACCAGAGAATGGAAAAGAGAAGACCGATACCGATGTTTTTCACACGCAAGAATAATAACCAGCCAAAATTACTAGTTGTACCTCGGCTTCCGCCCCCACTTTTTATATTTTTGGGTATGATTAACAAAAAAAATGCGCTGCGGGCGGTGTTTGCCACGCTGCTTTGTGCCCCGGCGCTCCACACGCATGCCCAAAATCAATGGACCTATGATTTCAACAATGGTTTGCTGCCGATTGAAAGCGGCGGCCCGGCGCTGAAACCCGTGGGCCAGGCCGGGCAGATCATCAAGGAACAGATCCCCGGCTCCGATTACCTTTCCCGGTCCATTTATGTTTTTGAAAAAAATAGCGGCCTGCAATTCAACAATGCCGAAACGAAGGGTTTTCTCAACAAATCGTTCACGGTCGAGATCTATTTCAAACTCACGGAACTCGACAGCTGGAAACGCGTGCTCGACTTTAAAAACCGCAAAAGCGACTACGGAACCTACATTTATAACGGCAAACTGAATTTTTACGATTTCGCGGTGAGCGAAAAAGCACCTGTGCGCGCAAACCAGTATGTGCATTATGTCTACTCGCGCGACCACGAAACCAAAACCATTAAGATGTACATTAATGGCCTTTCGAAAGTGGAGTTCAAAGACCCCGGCACCGAAGGCATGCTGGACGCCGACCAGGTGTTGAACATGTTTCAGGACGACCTCATTGCCGGCAACGAGTCCGGCGCCGGCACCATTGCACTCATCCGCCTGTACGACCGCGTGATGACGCCCGTATTCGTTCGCCGGAGCTATCAAACGATCGCCAAAAATTTTAAAGAACCGGTCGCCAAGAAAGAAGAGCCTGAAAAAGAGCAGCTCGTGGAGGAAAAGCCGGAGCCTGCCCGAAACAAAAACCTCGCAATGGTAACCGGCCGGGTATATGACGGCCGCAGCCTGAAACCCGTGAACGACGCCGAAGTGCACGTCCGCAAATCGGCGAACGACTCGCTGGTGGCGCATACCAAAACCGTCGGAGGCGTTTACAATGTAGAGCTCCCGCCGCACGAAAGCTACCGGATTACGGCGCAAGCCGATGGGTTTCAAGCCCGAAGCGTGACGGTCCGCACCAATAATCGTTTTGAGGAAATCAAGGCACTGATGAACATGTCGCCCGAGAGCCACTCCACGCCGCTCTCGACCCTGTATTTCAGTCAGGGCACCGAAGTGCTGGAAGACAGCGCCCTGTCCGATCTCGATTCGATTGTGAGTTATTTTCAGAAAAGACAAGACCTGCGCCTCGTACTGAAAGGCCACACGGACAATACCGGCAGCTTCGAAAAGAACCTGGAACTTTCCAACAAGCGCGTGGAAACGGTGAAGGCCTATCTGATCGGCAAAGGTATCATTGCAGAGCGCATTGAAGGGTCGGGCTACGGATCGGCGCAGCCGCGGCAGATGAACCAAACGGAAGCTACGAAGAAGTCAAATCGAAGGGTGGAAGTCTGGGCAGAGCCGGTAAAAAGATAAAGCCATCTCATGGAGATGGCTTTATACTGACTATTCCTAAACCCTTAACCTTTTCTTATCTTATATATCTTTACGCTTCAAAAGCTTTGTTTCTAACTTGGTAACGCATCGGCGCTGCCGATCGTTTCATTGTTTTTGTAAAGAAAGAATCCTGTCAATAATACTCGAATTTTTCTTCTCTACAAAATTCAGAGAACTTAACCAATATACGCTGTTAATTATTCTCCAGATCTGACGAAATCTTGCTGTTTCGTCCTTTTTCAATGCTTCCGGCGCTTTCGATTTTGCCGGTTCGCAATCCTGAAATCCTGTTATTTTACAAAGATAATTTTATTTCAGTTAGCGTCATGGATTTATTCAATTCTAATGGCGCCGTATTGCATTACAAATGTCCGCATTAAATTTGAAATTACAAATTGTCCAAAAAACGTATATCAAAATTTTCTTTGGAATTTTATCGCAATTTCAACACTTCAAAACTTATTTTATACTAGTAATCAGTAAAACACTTTTATTTAATTTTACAAAATCATTCAAAAACCAAATAAATACAATTCTTGAAATATTTATATTTTCTTTAAAAAGTACTATCATTGGTTATAATTGTTCATTGTCGCCTGTATCCCCAAAGTACAAAACGATGTAACCATATCACCTGCTTTGTCCAAAATGATGGGCAGCTCCGCCATTTCCTCATTGGAAAAAGGTTTTAGCACATAATCTACTTGCCTGCCGCGTGGAAAATTATTTCCGATCCCGAAACGCAATCTGGGGTATTCTGTGGTGCCGATTATTTCCTCAATATTCTTCAATCCGTTGTGGCCGCCGTGGCTTCCCTTCGGCTTAATCCGCAACGTCCCGAACGGCAATTGTAGCTCATCCACAATGGTTAGTGTGTTTTCGGCCTGCACTTTGTACTGATCCATATAATACCGGATCGATTTCCCGCTCAGGTTCATATAGGTAGTAGGTTTGATAAAATAAATGTGCCTGCCTTTATACTTCCACTCTGCCACGAACGCCAGTTTTTCAAAGGAAAATTTGAAATCGTGCTGCGCGGCAAGGCGGTCGAGCACCATAAAGCCTGCATTATGTCGGGTAAAAGCGTACTCCGGACCTATATTCCCCAGCCCGGCAATCAGATATTTCATTGAATAAAAGTTTTAATTTCGTCTAAGAGCACATTAATTTAGGCTAAAATTCAGGGAAATTTCATGATACCCCAAAAACGATTAGTACTCAGCAGCCCCCTTCTGGAAATAATGATCAGTCGGCTATGCCAGCAAGTGATTGAGAATCACCAGGATTTTTCTAACACGGTCGTCATGGGCTTACAGCCGCGGGGAATCCACTTTGCCGAACGCATTGTAGAGGAACTCCGCGCGAAGACGGGCCAGAATATCCTCGTGGGGCATCTTGACGCTACCTTTTACCGGGACGATTTCCGCCGCCGCGAGTCCCCGCTCGTGCCGAACAAAACCAATGTACCTTTCCTGATCGAAGGCAAAAAAGTGATCCTGATCGACGACGTGCTCGCCAGCGGACGCATGGTGCGCGCCGCGCTGGACGCCATGACGGCATTTGGCCGCCCCAAAGTGGTGGAACTGCTCGTGCTGATCGATCGCCGCTACAACCGCGAACTGCCGATTGACCCCGATTATGTCGGAATGGAGGTGAGCACGCTGGAAACGCAGCGTGTGCAGGTGGAATGGAAAGAACAGGGCTTCGAGGCTGACCATATCTGGCTCGTCGACTAGCGCATTGCCTCAGGGCTGATGCCCCGGCCGTGAAGCCTCTTCCTTGGCCTCCACCTTCCCGATTTCATCGGTTTTATAGGTAAGTTTATTCACATAAAACACCTCGCGCCCCTGCCCGATCGACGACGGACCGATGCGGTGCATGCCGTACGCAAGGAAATATTGGCCGTACCACGGCGAAAGGTAGCCGTCCTCATTGTTCAGCACCTTTTCTTTTTCCGACTTCGGATTGATCTTAAACTTCTCCGTTTCGACCACCACCTGGTTGCGGCTGATCACCTCCGTGTGGATTTCCCCTTCCTGCGGGTATGCAAGCACGAAATAGTCGTCAACAGGCGTTACCTGCACCATTTCCTGTAAATCGAAGCTCGTCAGGTCTTTAATCGTGATGGTATTGTCCCAAATGAGCTTGCCGCTCTTGTCGAACCCGCACACAATGGCGTGCGTGTAGCGATAACCTTCGAGCGCTCGTGCCACGTACGGGCGCGAGATCCCGCCAGAGATCACCGGGCTGGTAGAGCGCTGGTTTGGGTAGTACACTTCGGCTACCAGCACGATTTCCTTCTCGGTCTGGATCAGCTGGTGCACCAGCAGCCGGTAACGGAACCGGTTTTCCTTGCCAAGACTTTTGCGCTTGCCTATTTTTTCGAGCACCCGCGCGCGCCGTTTGGGTTTCATGTAGTTGAAGAAATTCTGCAACTCCGAAAACTCGATGAACTGCGGCTCCTCCGGCGTATCGTGGGCAATATGCGTGACATAAAGCCCCTGCGAATATTGCGTACATCCTACCGAATAGTTGCCGATCAGGTAGGAATCGTCCGGATTGAGCGGCACAATCTGGCCAGAAATGAAACTGTAACGCGGATCGCTCAGCGATGTCCTTTTCAGCAGCTTTCCGTCGTAGTTGTAGGTTTTGATCTCAAAAACGCAATTTTTTTTCCGGTAAGCATAGGTGATCACATTGATATATCCGTCGATTTCATTGATATCGACATTGTTCAGCTCCGTATTTTTCTCAAACAGGCCGGGCAGCACGCGTGTGGTGTGGTCGAAAAACGAATGCACGATCACGATCGGGCGCGAGCGGTAGTAGCCCGAGACGAGCGCCTTGCTTCCTATGACCTTGAAATGCTGCACATCAACACCTGAGAGCAGGTTTCCCTTATAAGTGTCGATGGAGCCGTCGTGATAATTGAGTTGCAGGAACAGAAACCGGTCCGTATCGGGCTCCGCGAACAGCCAGTAGCCGCTTTCCTCGGCTTTGTAGGCCATCACCGGAATGTAGCGGAAATCCAGCTTGTAGGACGTGCGCCAAAGCGCTTTGAGCGTGGTATCGTATTTCACAAACTCCCATTGTTCGCTCCTGTTGGAAAATTCGCTTCCCCGGATAACCGACAAAATACCCCGTTCGCCCAGACTGAAAACCTCGAATTGCTCGGAAGAAGAAGAACTGGTCGGGATTTCGAGGCGATCGGACTGCTGCAACTGTGCCCAGGCCGCCCACAGCGGCGCAAAGACCAGTAACAGCATTATTTTTAACCCGGAATAATTTATAGAACGCTTATGCATAACTTCTTCCTGCTGGGGTGTGACACACATCAATAATTAGCCTAATTTTGCATGTTGCAAGGCTCACATTGCTATTAATATTAGAAATAATTTCACTTAAATAAAAACTTGCGGGAATGTAACCCCCGATTTTTCATGACAATTGAAGCAATACTCAAGGAGGATATTCAAAAAGCGGTCCAAAAACATTTCCAGCTGGAAAGTCAGGAAGTTATCCTACAACCTACCAAGAAAGAATTTGAGGGATTTTACACATTTGTCACATTTCCTTTGACCAAAGCGGCCCGCAAGGCACCGGCCGAAATCGGGCAGATTATCGGCGATGAGCTCGTGGCTTCGTCCTCGCTTGTGGCGGGTTTCAATGTCGTGCAGGGCTTTTTAAATATCAGTTTGAAAGACAGCACGTGGCTGGACCTCTTCGGCGGGATTCATTCCGATGAGGCATTTGGTACGCTGCCTTCGAACGGCAAGTCGGTGATGGTGGAGTTTTCATCCCCCAACACCAACAAACCGCTTCACCTGGGCCATTTGCGCAACAACTTTCTGGGAGATTCCCTTTCCAAAATCCTGAAAGCGAGCGGTTACGACGTGGTCAAAACGTGCCTCGTCAACGACCGCGGCATTCATATCTGCAAGTCTATGCTGGCCTACCGCGAGCTGGGCAATGGCGAAACGCCCGAATCCAGCGGAATCAAAGGCGATCACCTGGCGGGCAAGTATTATGTGCTGTTTGATATTGAGTATAAAAAGCAGATCAAAGCGCTGGTGGCGGAAGGTTTGAGCGAGGAAGAAGCTGCTAAAAAGGCGCCGTGGATTCTGGAAGCGCAGAAACTGCTCCTGCTTTGGGAAAATAACGACGCCGAAACGGTCGCGCTTTGGCAAAAAATGAACAACTGGGTGTATGACGGCTTTGCGCAGACTTACAAGAAAATCGGCGTAAGCTTCGACAAAACCTATTATGAATCAAATACTTACCTGCTAGGGAAGGACATCATTGAAGAAGGACTTCAAAAAGGGGTATTCTTCAAAAAACCGGACAACTCGGTTTGGATCGACCTTGCCGAAGAAGGGCTGGACGAGAAACTCGTGCTTCGCGGCGACGGCACGTCGGTTTACATTACCCAGGACTTGGGCACAACCGAACTGAAAAACGGCGATTTCAGCAACGACCGCTACCTGTGGGTAGTGGGCAATGAGCAGGATTATCACTTCAAAGTGCTGTTCGCGATCCTCAAACGCCTCGGCCGCACCTACGCCGATGGCTGTTACCACATCAGTTACGGCATGGTGGATCTGCCGTCGGGCAAGATGAAATCCCGCGAGGGAACAGTTGTCGACGCCGACGATCTGGTGGCGCAAATGGTGCAAACCGCCACCGATCGCACGCAGGAACTTGGTAAAATCGACGATTTCAACAGCGAAGAAGCGAAGCAGCTTTACAGTCAGCTTGCATTAGGCGCATTGAAATACTTCCTTCTGAAAGTTGATCCCAAGAAGAGAATGCTCTTCAACCCGGAAGAATCAATTGATTTCCAAGGACATACAGGGCCATTTATCCAATACACCTATGCCCGCATCCGTTCCATTATGCGGAAAGCGGAGCAGGCAGGCATCGCAGCGGAAGTTCCGGGCGTAAATTATGCAATGCACCAGGCAGAACGCGAACTTGTTTTTTCATTGTCGCAATACCCGGTGAAGGTTTTGGCCGCGGCCAACGAATTCGCCCCGTCGCTCATTTCGCAGTACGCATTTGAGCTTGCGAAGGTCTATAACCAGTTCTACGCAGAGGTTTCGATCTTCTCGGACCCTGATCCCGAGGCGGTGAAATTGCGGGTTGCATTGTCGAGTGCGGTTGCGGAAACGATTCGCAAGGCTTTGGGGTTATTGGGCATAGACGTTCCTGAGCGAATGTAGGATAATAGTTACCAAAATCTGCTGATCAGTGCGTTTTTGGGAAATGGTAACGACAACTCAAATATGTGCCAACCGTTTTATTCATATATGTACTAACCATAACCAAAACTACGATGAGCTTCATTAAGACACTTTTCATTATGATTACATCCTTGATTACCGGGCTTTTTGCCGACAAATCTGAAATAGCGGTCCGTCCGGAAAACGCTCCCGTTGCAAAACAAACGCTGTATGATTTCAAGGTAAAATCGCTGGTAGGCGGTAAAACCGTTGATCTGAGCAAATACAAAGGCAAAAAGGTCGTGATCCTGAATGTGGCCTCCAAATGCGGCTACACGAAGCAATATGCCGATTGGGAGAAATTCTACAAAGACCACGGCGACAAAGTGGTGGTGTTAGGCTTTCCTGCCAACAACTTCGGCGGCCAGGAGCCGGGCACCAGCGAAGAGATCGCGACATTCTGCTCGGCAACTTACGGCGTGACCTTCCCGATGTTCGAGAAAGTATCCGTAACCGGCGACGACCAGGCTCCGATTTACAAATGGCTGAGCGACAAAGATGCGAACGGCTGGAACGACAAAGTTCCTACCTGGAACTTCTGCAAGTACGTAATCAACGAAAAGGGCGAACTGACACACTTCTTCGCCTCGAAAGTACTGCCAACCGACGCCGAGTTTACGAAGGCGGTTGGAATTTAGGTAAATGGGCTGTCGGAGACGAGTATCCAGAATGTTTTGATACGCGTCTCCGGCCGTTTTCAAAAAGTCGGCTATACACAGCTATGAAAGATATTGAAAAAGCCCGTCGCTACCTTCGTAATGCTGGGGAAATGCTCCGAAAAAATGAAGTTGATGAGGACGGTATTTACAATAACCGCAAACATGTAAAGATTGCAGGAAATCGCGCTTACTCTGGTGTTCTAACAGCCCTGGACGCTGTGCTGGGTAACAAGACCAGCGACCGAAAGACCTTGGATTGGTACGAAGAAGAATTAACTAATATCGATCCGAAGATTTTGCCCTATTTCCTGACAGCTTATGATGTACTTTACCTGGCAATGGGTTACGACGGTAATCTAATTGCCGCTATTTCAAAAGAAGGCCTCGACATCGCCGAAAAAATCATAAACTGGGCCGAGCAAAGAACAGCAGCCTGACATTACCCGAATTAACAATACCCAAAAATGAATCCCTGGATCGAAGCCGCACGCCCGAGAACACTTCCTCTTGCCTTGTCTTGTATTTTAATGGGCTGCTTCCTGGCCGCTGCTTCGGGACAATTCAGCTGGACGGTGGCGGGTTTGAGCGTGCTGACGACCATTCTTCTGCAAGTACTTTCCAACTTTGCCAACGACTACGGCGATGCCGTGAATGGCAAAGACACCGAGCTACGTGAAGGGCCGCGCAGGGCAGTGCATTCGGGGCACATTACGGCAGAGAAAATGCTGCGTGCGATTATCATTTTCTCGGTGCTCGCATTGATTTCGGGCGTTGCCTTACTTACGATCGCGCTGAAAGGAGCACCTGCCAACACTTTCTGGGTGTTTCTGGGCATCGGCATTGCGTGCATTATCGCGGCCATTACCTACACGGCGGGCAAGCGGCCGTACGGCTACGTCGGCTTTGGCGACCTTTCTGTGCTGATCTTTTTCGGCTGGGTGGGCGTGCTCGGCAGCAACTTCCTACACACGCACGTGTGGGACTGGGGCCTGTTGCTTCCTGCAACTAGCTGCGGCCTATTCGCAGTAGGCGTGCTGAATATCAACAATATCCGTGACATCGACTCCGACCGGGCTACCGGCAAAAACTCCATCCCCGTCCGCATTGGCCGCGAAAAAGCCATCGTGTACCACTGGTGCATTCTGCTGATCGGTATGCTATGCGTAACGGTTTACAGCGCCCAGCACTTTTCGAGCTACGCCAGTCTGATTTTCTTTCTCAGCTTCCCACTTTTCGTCAAAAACGGTCTCGCAATCTCACGCCTCACCAAAGCCAGCGAACTCGACCCTTACCTGAAACAAATGGCGCTCTCGACGCTGCTTTTTGTGATTTTGTTCGGGATCGGGATTGTGATCTGAGGATGACTGGAGGCCAGATAACGAATCTATCTTTTCCGAAAGCTAAATGCGTTTATATTCCCCGTAGTCATTGCTTCACAAAAAAGTTAAGTGGTGAAAGACTACAACAATCAACTTCCGCAGATTAAACGAAAGAATGGAATTTCATCATCACTCTGACATTCCTGCAATCCTTCGAAGTACACGCGATCGCCAAGATCTCTGGCACCGATGATGACTAACCTTGTACATTAACTCGATCGCGGTAAAGTTTCGTCCGTTGTCAGCTATCAGTTCAAACATAATATCTGTTTGATATAACCCGTCGCTTCCACTGTTGTTTATGTCTTCAAAAAAATCCTGACTTTCTAAGGAAATTTCGTTATCGAACAAATCTTCAGGCCCATTCAACCAAGCAGTGTATCCTACTCGAATAATTGAATTATTGATTACGACAACCTGCGAATCCCATTTTGCCTTCTCTCCTAAAATGTCTGATTGATAACGGGTAAAAACTTCATCGAATTCTTCGATCCTAGTAGGAATTGACTTTTTGAAGCGCCAAACAACATTAGATAAAATTTCCATAATCTGTTCATATCAAGTTTACATAGCCTTATCAGCGAACTATTGATATAAACTTAATTGAGAAGCAGGATTCAGTCACAGGCAATATGCGCCTAACTTATCTTACGACTATACGCGATTTATTCTGCGGCAAGCTGCTAATTTGCCGTACCTGAGAAGGAAGTGAACAAGTTGATAGTTCAATTTAGCCGATGTGCAGTAGACTGCTATTTTACGAACGGCTTAATTGCATTACCCAACAGGCTATAACCTTTATCATTCGGATGCAGGCCGTCGGAGAACAGGGTTTCGTCGATTTTTCCGTCGGGTTTCAGGAATACTTTTCCCGGGTCGAGGAAAGTTACATTTGCTTCGCCGGTGATCTGTGACAATCTTTGGTTCAATGCTGCCACGCGCTGTTCCTGCTGGCGGCGGGGGTAAATGCCCATCATGACGAGCTGCGCCTGTGGCTGCCGGTTTTGGATAGCCGCAATCAACATTTTCCAGCCTTCGGCTATTTCATCGTCACTGTTGAGGCCGAGGTTATTTGTGCCGATATTCACGAACACTTGTTTCGCTTTGAAACCGTCCAGTTCGCCGTGGTAAATGCGCCAAAGTACATTCTCGATGCGATCCCAGCCGTAACCCATATTCACCGAATTTTTTCCGAAAGTGCTGTTCCAGGAAGATTCGCCTACGGCACGCGGCCCTTTCGGCAAGCCGCCCCAGAAGTGCGTGATCGAGTTGCCTATTACCACGGTGGACGGCGCGTTTTTGCGATTCAGGTCCAGCACTTCGGAATGTCGTTTTTCCCAATCATAATTGTGCAACTCGCGCATTTGAGTTACCGGACGGGTTGTTGAAAATTCGCCTGACGGCTCATGAAGCACCTTCCTTAAATGCTTTTCATAGCCATCGGCCATTTGCAGCATTCCGAGATCAGTAGGATGCGTGCCATCCACGGTCGACTCGTAGGTTTGGTCAAAATCTGCTTTTGGAATGATGTAAATGTTTTGAAAACCCTGCGATTTCAGTGCGGCGAATGCGTCTTTCAATACCTCATTTACCTCCACATAATAATGCTTGCTCTGGGCGTTGATGGCCTCATCGGTATACCCCGCATGCTCAGCGAGCACGATCGGTACATCGGGGCGCTTCCGGCGCAATGCCGTAACGGTATTGATCACGCGCTTTTTAATCTCCTCCGTAGTCAGTCCCAGTTTTGAATCGGGACGAATGGTGAGATTAGGCAGGCAGTCCAGCACATACACTTTCGCATCGATCTCCCCTACCAGGTCCACCACCTCGGTTTCCAGCCTGCCATTTCCCGAAAAGCCGAGATTAATGAGCGGCCGGTCCATTTTTCGACCTAATATGGATGTCCAGGCCATCCCCGGCCGCGACGCACACGCGCCCTGCGCGATGGAAGTACCGTAAATCACGATCGGTTTTTCCGGCCTAACGGGC includes:
- a CDS encoding DMT family transporter → MKNIGIGLLFSILWSSASVATKFGVQSAPPLILANVRFFIAGILLLSFSYLFAKDKAYRLPRKTEWKQLALFGFLNTTFYLGLYVYAMKYTAAGIGSLAVSTNPLIIVLLSSWWLKRKPRAEEWTGIVLGMAGVAVATYPLLADSYTTLGGVILLLISMVAVSAASVYYATVRWELPNLLINGWQVFLGGAFLLPVTLLVSDFSTTRLDTMFWGSVLWLSLAVSIAGLICWFYLLRLDTVKASLWLFLCPLFGFFFAWWLMGEPVTIYTVLGTVLVVAGLYAGQRTKFAGRA
- a CDS encoding OmpA family protein, translating into MINKKNALRAVFATLLCAPALHTHAQNQWTYDFNNGLLPIESGGPALKPVGQAGQIIKEQIPGSDYLSRSIYVFEKNSGLQFNNAETKGFLNKSFTVEIYFKLTELDSWKRVLDFKNRKSDYGTYIYNGKLNFYDFAVSEKAPVRANQYVHYVYSRDHETKTIKMYINGLSKVEFKDPGTEGMLDADQVLNMFQDDLIAGNESGAGTIALIRLYDRVMTPVFVRRSYQTIAKNFKEPVAKKEEPEKEQLVEEKPEPARNKNLAMVTGRVYDGRSLKPVNDAEVHVRKSANDSLVAHTKTVGGVYNVELPPHESYRITAQADGFQARSVTVRTNNRFEEIKALMNMSPESHSTPLSTLYFSQGTEVLEDSALSDLDSIVSYFQKRQDLRLVLKGHTDNTGSFEKNLELSNKRVETVKAYLIGKGIIAERIEGSGYGSAQPRQMNQTEATKKSNRRVEVWAEPVKR
- the pth gene encoding aminoacyl-tRNA hydrolase, whose translation is MKYLIAGLGNIGPEYAFTRHNAGFMVLDRLAAQHDFKFSFEKLAFVAEWKYKGRHIYFIKPTTYMNLSGKSIRYYMDQYKVQAENTLTIVDELQLPFGTLRIKPKGSHGGHNGLKNIEEIIGTTEYPRLRFGIGNNFPRGRQVDYVLKPFSNEEMAELPIILDKAGDMVTSFCTLGIQATMNNYNQ
- the pyrR gene encoding bifunctional pyr operon transcriptional regulator/uracil phosphoribosyltransferase PyrR → MISRLCQQVIENHQDFSNTVVMGLQPRGIHFAERIVEELRAKTGQNILVGHLDATFYRDDFRRRESPLVPNKTNVPFLIEGKKVILIDDVLASGRMVRAALDAMTAFGRPKVVELLVLIDRRYNRELPIDPDYVGMEVSTLETQRVQVEWKEQGFEADHIWLVD
- the argS gene encoding arginine--tRNA ligase, with the translated sequence MTIEAILKEDIQKAVQKHFQLESQEVILQPTKKEFEGFYTFVTFPLTKAARKAPAEIGQIIGDELVASSSLVAGFNVVQGFLNISLKDSTWLDLFGGIHSDEAFGTLPSNGKSVMVEFSSPNTNKPLHLGHLRNNFLGDSLSKILKASGYDVVKTCLVNDRGIHICKSMLAYRELGNGETPESSGIKGDHLAGKYYVLFDIEYKKQIKALVAEGLSEEEAAKKAPWILEAQKLLLLWENNDAETVALWQKMNNWVYDGFAQTYKKIGVSFDKTYYESNTYLLGKDIIEEGLQKGVFFKKPDNSVWIDLAEEGLDEKLVLRGDGTSVYITQDLGTTELKNGDFSNDRYLWVVGNEQDYHFKVLFAILKRLGRTYADGCYHISYGMVDLPSGKMKSREGTVVDADDLVAQMVQTATDRTQELGKIDDFNSEEAKQLYSQLALGALKYFLLKVDPKKRMLFNPEESIDFQGHTGPFIQYTYARIRSIMRKAEQAGIAAEVPGVNYAMHQAERELVFSLSQYPVKVLAAANEFAPSLISQYAFELAKVYNQFYAEVSIFSDPDPEAVKLRVALSSAVAETIRKALGLLGIDVPERM
- a CDS encoding glutathione peroxidase, coding for MITSLITGLFADKSEIAVRPENAPVAKQTLYDFKVKSLVGGKTVDLSKYKGKKVVILNVASKCGYTKQYADWEKFYKDHGDKVVVLGFPANNFGGQEPGTSEEIATFCSATYGVTFPMFEKVSVTGDDQAPIYKWLSDKDANGWNDKVPTWNFCKYVINEKGELTHFFASKVLPTDAEFTKAVGI
- a CDS encoding DUF5618 family protein; this encodes MKDIEKARRYLRNAGEMLRKNEVDEDGIYNNRKHVKIAGNRAYSGVLTALDAVLGNKTSDRKTLDWYEEELTNIDPKILPYFLTAYDVLYLAMGYDGNLIAAISKEGLDIAEKIINWAEQRTAA
- a CDS encoding 1,4-dihydroxy-2-naphthoate polyprenyltransferase, which translates into the protein MNPWIEAARPRTLPLALSCILMGCFLAAASGQFSWTVAGLSVLTTILLQVLSNFANDYGDAVNGKDTELREGPRRAVHSGHITAEKMLRAIIIFSVLALISGVALLTIALKGAPANTFWVFLGIGIACIIAAITYTAGKRPYGYVGFGDLSVLIFFGWVGVLGSNFLHTHVWDWGLLLPATSCGLFAVGVLNINNIRDIDSDRATGKNSIPVRIGREKAIVYHWCILLIGMLCVTVYSAQHFSSYASLIFFLSFPLFVKNGLAISRLTKASELDPYLKQMALSTLLFVILFGIGIVI
- a CDS encoding SGNH/GDSL hydrolase family protein, with amino-acid sequence MLSRSIFSFCLILFLSVQVFAQSSQYTWWNPQSSAFPVVEGQAWPKELKNPYDRLPARAEKQVRDVVWNLSNQSAGLMIRFRSNSPDIKIRYAIGGKHALPHMPATGVSGVDLYAVSSDGEWLWCAGKYAFGDTITYDFRNLAPNDNYHKHGREYRLFLPLYNSVKWLEVGTAAGTEFVPLPVRPEKPIVIYGTSIAQGACASRPGMAWTSILGRKMDRPLINLGFSGNGRLETEVVDLVGEIDAKVYVLDCLPNLTIRPDSKLGLTTEEIKKRVINTVTALRRKRPDVPIVLAEHAGYTDEAINAQSKHYYVEVNEVLKDAFAALKSQGFQNIYIIPKADFDQTYESTVDGTHPTDLGMLQMADGYEKHLRKVLHEPSGEFSTTRPVTQMRELHNYDWEKRHSEVLDLNRKNAPSTVVIGNSITHFWGGLPKGPRAVGESSWNSTFGKNSVNMGYGWDRIENVLWRIYHGELDGFKAKQVFVNIGTNNLGLNSDDEIAEGWKMLIAAIQNRQPQAQLVMMGIYPRRQQEQRVAALNQRLSQITGEANVTFLDPGKVFLKPDGKIDETLFSDGLHPNDKGYSLLGNAIKPFVK